In Lodderomyces elongisporus chromosome 1, complete sequence, a genomic segment contains:
- the NPR1 gene encoding Nitrogen permease reactivator protein, producing MASTTEQRQSQQPVSSLTKLLNESSTPSSRNGSSTTLTADGKEQANTAAENPGAASISTKQKAAPNSASNGIAIRINNQPRLSRESSSSNLGPEVINGFDPSPNTKISSPNIPSFTPATASPFTRQPSNSLLSNQLFQNTAAHRNTASPRNLRNNSLSHSSFTAQMGSESLSSSIPYSAPGGKNSNTAQHSQSGANGSSFQRESFLSQPLPPQAQAPAPSSSSAHQQTQPSINGEPTFSTSHIPNLPNGQPINSINIQSPQVSSSSIDSRFVISKQRVAQAQAAQQAQQAQLGSSHRSGSQSGLSFFFSSSSSSKNKPSKKNSSTDLGSFYNNSYQDNEVSGSPASFSSSDSLQSAVAFSTNGSATPSRHNSMSNLKRFFKKSTPAQPPASSNLSSSLRSNGNNSSSSNSGAGFGFGGGTGFSGGHASGHASNYASGSAGSVGGGTSHSVNIPSPSTNSFTHSGQNSINGLGDMMSTSSYSASPGAASSISISRSSTLSNKINYQERRSSVSHVLNQNQQLPFSKRYSKFGENLGAGAGGAVRLVTRISDAKMFAVKEFRAKYQTESKRDYAKKITGEYCVGSTLKHPNIIETVEICYENERILQVMEYCDYDLFAIVMSNKMSREEINCCFKQILSGVHYLHSLGLAHRDLKLDNCVIDSRGIVKIIDFGSAVVFSYPFSKTLIESQGIVGSDPYLAPEVCVFNKYDPRPVDVWSTAIIFCCMMLKKFPWKVPKLTDSSFKLFATRGEFIPISEMLKKTPQDMETSTSRGSSGGLSNLDDISEALEDEITSKKATPEQNTTNFKNGDTPSSAAKDHTSSETGANRLLLALPEDCRKLIGRMVELAPACRITIDEVFEDPWLKSVCMCTIEETAPGTGEYDVIKCQDHEHTQVDQSKAHIAAFEKGKKK from the coding sequence ATGGCGTCTACTACTGAACAAAGGCAATCACAGCAGCCTGTTTCGTCCTTGACAAAATTGCTAAACGAGTCGTCCACACCACTGTCTAGAAATGGATCTTCAACCACATTGACAGCAGATGGCAAGGAGCAAGCCAATACAGCTGCAGAAAATCCCGGAGCTGCTAGTATTtctacaaaacaaaaggctGCACCAAACTCAGCATCGAATGGTATAGCCATCAGAATCAACAACCAACCTCGACTTTCTAGAGAGTCTTCAAGTTCGAACTTGGGACCAGAAGTCATAAATGGATTCGACCCATCTCCAAACACCAAAATCTCCTCTCCCAATATTCCTTCATTCACTccagcaacagcatcacCGTTCACAAGACAACCATCAAACTCGCTATTAAGCAACCAGCTATTCCAAAACACTGCAGCACACAGAAACACAGCTAGTCCGAGAAATCTCCGCAACAATTCGCTAAGCCATTCCTCATTCACGGCACAGATGGGCAGTGAAAGTTTATCGTCCTCGATACCATACTCTGCCCCAGGCGGTAAAAACTCCAACACTGCACAACACTCTCAAAGTGGCGCAAATGGATCTTCATTCCAACGTGAATCCTTCTTGTCGCAACCTCTACCACcacaagcacaagcaccagcaccatcatcatcatcagcacACCAACAAACACAACCATCAATAAATGGCGAACCAACTTTTTCCACCTCACATATCCCCAATCTACCAAACGGCCAACCAATCAACAGTATAAACATTCAATCCCCACAAGTGAGTTCATCGAGCATCGACTCCAGATTTGTCatttcaaaacaaagagtAGCTCAAGCCCAAGCTGCGCAACAAGCGCAACAGGCCCAATTGGGCTCGTCACATAGATCGGGATCTCAAAGCGGActatccttttttttctcatcctcttctctgtcaaaaaacaaaccatCCAAAAAGAACTCCTCGACTGATTTGGGCTCCTTCTATAACAACTCGTACCAGGACAATGAAGTGTCAGGCTCACCTGCATCTTTCTCCTCAAGCGATTCACTTCAATCGGCCGTGGCTTTTAGCACAAATGGATCAGCAACACCCTCAAGACACAACTCAATGAGCAACTTGAAACGGTTTTTTAAGAAATCTACACCGGCACAGCCTCCAGCTTCGTCTAAtttatcttcatctttgcGAAGTAACGGCAACaacagtagtagtagtaatagcGGTgctggttttggttttggtggaGGAACCGGATTTAGCGGCGGTCATGCCAGCGGTCATGCCAGCAATTATGCCAGCGGTTCTGCTGGtagtgttggtggtggtactTCGCACTCTGTTAATATCCCTTCACCTTCAACCAATTCATTTACACATAGTGGTCAAAACTCCATTAATGGATTAGGTGATATGATGTCAACTTCCTCATATTCTGCTTCACCCGGTGCAGCGTCATCCATATCAATCAGCCGCTCATCAACATTACTGAACAAAATTAACTACCAAGAACGCCGTTCCTCGGTTTCACATGTTCTcaaccaaaaccaacaactcccattttcaaaaagataCAGCAAATTTGGAGAAAATTTGGGTGCAGGAGCTGGTGGCGCCGTGAGGTTAGTAACCAGAATTAGTGATGCCAAGATGTTTGCCGTGAAGGAGTTTAGAGCCAAGTATCAAACTGAAAGTAAACGTGATTatgcaaaaaagattacTGGGGAATATTGTGTGGGATCAACTTTGAAGCATCCAAACATTATCGAGACTGTTGAAATCTGCTATGAGAACGAGAGGATCTTGCAAGTTATGGAATATTGCGACTATGATTTGTTTGCCATCGTGATGTCCAACAAGATGTCTCGCGAGGAGATTAATTGTTGCTTTAAACAGATCCTTTCAGGTGTTCACTACCTCCATTCCTTGGGTTTGGCGCACCGTGATTTAAAACTAGACAATTGTGTTATTGACTCTAGAGGAATTGTCAAGATTATTGACTTTGGTTCAGCTGTGGTGTTTTCATACCCTTTCTCAAAAACACTTATTGAGTCCCAAGGGATCGTTGGTTCTGATCCTTATTTGGCACCCGAAGTGTGTGTTTTCAACAAGTATGACCCTCGGCCAGTTGACGTATGGTCAACTGCCATTATCTTTTGCTGTatgatgttgaaaaaattccCATGGAAGGTTCCCAAACTCACAGACTCAAGTTTTAAACTCTTTGCCACCCGGGGAGAGTTTATCCCCATTTCGgaaatgttgaaaaagacaCCGCAAGATATGGAGACTTCGACGAGCCGAGGATCGTCAGGTGGCTTGAGCAATTTGGATGATATCAGTGAAGCATTGGAAGATGAGATCACTTCGAAGAAGGCCACCCCAGAACAAAATACTACAAATTTCAAGAATGGAGATACGCCTTCCTCGGCTGCCAAAGATCACACATCGAGTGAAACCGGAGCCAATAGGCTTCTTTTGGCTTTACCCGAGGACTGCAGAAAATTAATTGGAAGGATGGTGGAGCTTGCACCGGCGTGCAGAATCACTATTGATGAAGTGTTTGAAGACCCATGGCTAAAAtctgtgtgtatgtgtacgATTGAGGAGACTGCACCAGGTACAGGCGAGTATGATGTTATAAAGTGCCAAGATCACGAGCATACTCAAGTAGATCAGTCCAAGGCTCACATCGCAGCATTTGAAAAGggcaagaagaaataa
- the MRPL19 gene encoding mitochondrial 54S ribosomal protein YmL19 (BUSCO:EOG09265BG5), giving the protein MASKGAMIKLVVEAGKAAPAPPVGPALGSKGVKAIDFCKEFNARTAHYETGIPIPCAIKVKPDRSFSFEIKSPVTSWLIMKAAGIKQGAAKTLKEEPAGTISLKHVWEIAKIKATDDRHKGVPMKSIVGSVISTATAVGVKVIP; this is encoded by the coding sequence ATGGCATCCAAGGGAGCAATGATTAAATTAGTGGTGGAGGCAGGTAAAGCAGCTCCTGCTCCACCAGTTGGTCCAGCATTAGGTTCTAAAGGTGTTAAGGCCATTGATTTCTGTAAGGAGTTTAACGCACGTACCGCCCATTACGAGACAGGTATCCCCATTCCATGTGCAATCAAGGTGAAGCCAGATAGATCTTTCTCATTCGAAATCAAATCGCCAGTTACATCGTGGTTGATAATGAAAGCGGCAGGCATCAAACAAGGTGCTGCAAAGACTTTGAAAGAGGAACCTGCAGGCACAATCAGCTTGAAACATGTATGGGAAATTGCCAAAATCAAAGCTACCGATGACCGACATAAGGGAGTGCCTATGAAATCTATCGTCGGTAGTGTCATAAGTACAGCTACAGCTGTTGGGGTCAAAGTTATTCCATGA